One Defluviimonas sp. SAOS-178_SWC DNA window includes the following coding sequences:
- a CDS encoding urease accessory protein UreE → MSVIIQVLHHANDRPAAGDEDPVFLTSEQRASPHGVLTSFGGRTLRISLPRGSELGDGDVLARDGDVSVVVRAAAEPLFRLAPDEALHWGVAAFHLGNLHRPVRFTDTAMLTPADVRVADVLRDAGIAFEPVNAPFVGRRFGAYSGHDHDHDHDLDYHGDHTHHRHTHEP, encoded by the coding sequence ATGTCTGTGATCATCCAAGTTCTGCATCACGCCAACGACCGCCCCGCGGCGGGCGACGAGGATCCGGTTTTCCTGACCTCGGAGCAGCGCGCGAGCCCGCATGGTGTGCTCACCAGCTTCGGCGGTCGCACCCTGCGCATCTCGCTGCCGCGCGGTAGCGAGCTGGGCGACGGCGACGTGCTGGCCCGCGACGGCGACGTGTCGGTGGTGGTCCGGGCGGCGGCGGAGCCGCTGTTCCGGTTGGCGCCCGACGAGGCGCTGCACTGGGGCGTTGCGGCGTTCCATCTTGGCAACCTGCATCGCCCGGTGCGGTTCACCGACACCGCGATGCTGACGCCTGCGGATGTCCGGGTGGCCGACGTGCTGCGCGATGCGGGCATCGCCTTCGAGCCAGTCAACGCACCGTTCGTGGGGCGTCGCTTCGGCGCCTATTCGGGGCATGACCATGACCATGACCACGATCTCGACTACCACGGGGATCACACCCATCACCGCCACACCCACGAGCCCTAG